Proteins from a genomic interval of Providencia stuartii:
- the hdfR gene encoding HTH-type transcriptional regulator HdfR: protein MYVDTELLKTFLEVSRTRHFGRAAESLYLTQSAVSFRIRQLETQLGTNLFTRHRNNIRLTAAGERLVPYAESLMNTWLQAKKEISHASQHTELSIGATASLWEGYLTDWVQALYEQHDELRLEARVSTRQSLVKQLHSRELDLLIATEPPKMDEFESTIIGTIELQLMASQKNIALTNYNYIKLEWGADFHPQNDSALTPDDSPVMITTSAHIARQLLSVSLSAAFLPSHWSIQYPGLKTLSESPMTKPLYAVWLQKNDQQALINQLIKTPIKNAQLIP, encoded by the coding sequence ATGTATGTGGATACTGAGTTATTAAAAACTTTTTTGGAAGTCAGTAGAACCAGACACTTCGGCCGAGCCGCAGAATCACTATATTTAACACAATCTGCTGTTAGCTTTCGTATCAGACAACTTGAAACACAACTAGGCACAAACCTATTTACTCGGCATCGTAATAACATTCGATTAACGGCCGCGGGGGAGCGCTTAGTCCCCTATGCAGAATCGTTGATGAATACATGGTTACAGGCTAAAAAAGAGATCTCACATGCATCACAGCATACTGAACTATCAATTGGAGCGACCGCATCACTGTGGGAAGGCTATCTGACGGACTGGGTACAAGCATTATATGAACAGCATGATGAGCTACGATTAGAAGCGCGAGTATCAACGCGTCAATCACTCGTCAAGCAACTACACTCCAGAGAACTCGATTTGCTGATAGCAACGGAGCCACCGAAAATGGATGAGTTTGAAAGCACCATTATTGGTACGATTGAACTTCAGCTAATGGCTTCACAAAAAAATATTGCGCTAACAAATTATAATTATATCAAATTAGAGTGGGGAGCCGATTTCCATCCTCAAAATGATTCAGCTTTAACGCCTGATGACTCACCTGTCATGATAACGACATCAGCGCATATAGCCCGTCAATTACTCTCTGTATCACTTTCTGCTGCGTTTTTACCTTCTCACTGGAGTATCCAGTACCCTGGGCTAAAAACACTCTCAGAAAGTCCAATGACAAAACCACTCTACGCTGTTTGGCTACAGAAGAACGATCAACAAGCATTGATTAATCAACTAATAAAAACCCCTATTAAGAATGCTCAATTAATCCCATAA
- a CDS encoding DUF413 domain-containing protein — MAESFITTNRFFDNKHYPRGFSRHGDFTIKEAQLLERHGQAFSELDSGKRAAQTDEEKLFVAVCRGEREPVTPEEKVWAKYSSRINRPKRFHTLSGGKPQIDPSDDYTDTDD, encoded by the coding sequence ATGGCAGAAAGCTTCATCACGACTAATCGTTTTTTTGATAATAAACATTACCCACGTGGCTTTTCTCGTCATGGTGATTTCACCATCAAGGAAGCTCAGTTACTCGAACGTCACGGTCAAGCTTTTTCTGAGCTTGATTCTGGCAAACGCGCTGCACAGACTGATGAAGAAAAACTGTTCGTTGCAGTTTGCCGTGGCGAAAGGGAACCAGTAACTCCTGAAGAAAAGGTGTGGGCGAAATATTCTAGCCGTATAAATCGTCCAAAACGCTTTCATACTCTCTCTGGCGGTAAACCTCAGATAGACCCTTCAGATGACTATACAGATACAGATGATTAA